Proteins encoded in a region of the Streptomyces violaceoruber genome:
- the erm(O) gene encoding 23S rRNA (adenine(2058)-N(6))-methyltransferase Erm(O) gives MARPTQRARTLSQNFLADRATAERVARLAVPDRGRPPLLLEVGAGNGALTEPLARRSRELHAYEIDPRLVPGLRARFARSPHVHVVAGDFLTARPPRTPFAVAGNVPFSRTADIVDWCLTAPGLTDATLLTQLEYARKRTGDYGRWTLLTVLTWPRHEWRLVGRVGRSRFCPAPRVDAGILRIERRPTALLTGAAARRDWADLVELGFSGVGGSLHASLRRAHSRRRVDAAFRAARLDPGVLVGEVAPDRWLRLHEELTA, from the coding sequence ATGGCCCGCCCCACCCAGCGTGCCCGCACGCTCTCGCAGAACTTCCTCGCCGACCGCGCCACCGCCGAACGTGTGGCGCGCCTCGCCGTCCCCGACCGGGGGCGCCCGCCCCTCCTGCTCGAAGTGGGCGCGGGCAACGGCGCCCTCACCGAGCCGCTCGCCCGCCGCAGCCGCGAGCTGCACGCCTACGAGATCGACCCCCGGCTCGTCCCCGGGCTCCGCGCCCGTTTCGCGCGCAGCCCCCACGTCCACGTCGTCGCCGGTGACTTCCTCACCGCCCGGCCCCCGCGCACCCCGTTCGCCGTCGCCGGGAACGTGCCCTTCTCGCGCACCGCCGACATCGTCGACTGGTGCCTGACCGCGCCCGGCCTCACCGACGCCACCCTCCTCACCCAGCTCGAGTACGCCCGCAAACGCACCGGCGACTACGGCCGCTGGACCCTGCTCACGGTCCTGACCTGGCCGCGCCACGAGTGGCGGCTGGTGGGCCGGGTGGGCCGCAGCCGCTTCTGCCCGGCGCCGCGCGTCGACGCCGGCATCCTCCGGATCGAACGCCGCCCCACTGCGCTGCTCACCGGCGCCGCCGCCCGCCGCGACTGGGCGGACCTGGTCGAGCTGGGCTTCTCCGGCGTCGGCGGCTCGCTGCACGCGTCCCTGCGCCGCGCCCACTCCCGGCGCCGGGTGGACGCGGCGTTCCGCGCCGCGCGACTCGATCCCGGTGTCCTCGTCGGCGAGGTCGCCCCCGACCGGTGGCTGCGGCTGCACGAGGAGTTGACGGCATGA
- a CDS encoding ABC transporter substrate-binding protein yields MTRTRTRILTLFACAVLLLAGCSDGGDGADDGRITLRFQSLAWQDESVKANKELVRKWNATHPDVRVEYVQGSWDSVHDQLLTSFEGGEAPDIIHDASDDLADFAYGGYLADLTGLLPARLKSDIPQRSWETVTFGDGVYGVPFLQEPRVLIANATLLKKSGVRIPTPEHPWSWAEFRQVTKELSGDGRYGVAWPLKEPVSATLNLSLSTGGKLFHRGADGKVTVRFEEGDQVVPRTVHDQVNTDRSASPTTLGSGGSDTLPGFFAGKYAMVPLGFSYRQQIEQQAPEGFDWQVLPAPAGADGLAQGVSPQTLSVAEDSPHKKEAAAFVDFLLQPDNMVRLALGDWMLPTGEQALKDPALHTAERGWATGTALAAHLRPAPAQSVRGYAEWKDKVATPALQEYYSGAIGMDELRHRLEEDGNLVLARYQR; encoded by the coding sequence ATGACGCGGACGCGTACGAGGATCCTCACCCTGTTCGCCTGTGCCGTCCTGCTGCTCGCGGGCTGCTCGGACGGCGGCGACGGGGCGGACGACGGCCGGATCACCCTCCGCTTCCAGTCCCTGGCCTGGCAGGACGAGTCGGTGAAGGCCAACAAGGAACTGGTGCGGAAGTGGAACGCCACCCACCCGGACGTGCGCGTCGAGTACGTCCAGGGCAGCTGGGACAGCGTCCACGACCAACTGCTCACCTCCTTCGAGGGCGGCGAGGCGCCCGACATCATCCACGACGCCTCCGACGACCTCGCCGACTTCGCCTACGGCGGCTACCTCGCCGACCTCACCGGACTGCTGCCCGCGCGGCTGAAGTCGGACATACCGCAACGCAGCTGGGAGACGGTCACCTTCGGCGACGGTGTCTACGGAGTGCCGTTCCTCCAGGAACCGCGGGTGCTGATCGCCAACGCCACCCTGCTCAAGAAGTCCGGCGTCCGGATCCCGACGCCGGAACACCCTTGGAGCTGGGCGGAGTTCCGGCAGGTGACGAAGGAGCTGAGCGGCGACGGCAGGTACGGGGTGGCCTGGCCGCTCAAGGAGCCCGTCTCCGCCACGCTCAACCTCTCCCTGTCCACCGGCGGCAAGCTCTTCCACCGGGGCGCCGACGGAAAGGTGACCGTCCGCTTCGAGGAGGGCGACCAGGTGGTGCCCCGCACCGTCCACGACCAGGTCAACACCGACCGCAGCGCCTCGCCGACCACTCTGGGCAGCGGCGGCTCCGACACCCTGCCCGGCTTCTTCGCGGGCAAGTACGCGATGGTGCCGCTCGGCTTCTCCTACCGCCAGCAGATCGAGCAGCAGGCACCCGAGGGCTTCGACTGGCAGGTGCTGCCCGCCCCGGCCGGCGCCGACGGGCTCGCCCAGGGGGTGAGCCCGCAGACCCTGTCCGTCGCCGAGGACAGCCCGCACAAGAAGGAGGCCGCCGCGTTCGTCGACTTCCTCCTCCAGCCGGACAACATGGTGCGCCTCGCGCTCGGCGACTGGATGCTGCCCACCGGGGAGCAGGCCCTGAAGGACCCCGCCCTGCACACGGCCGAGCGGGGCTGGGCCACCGGCACGGCGCTCGCCGCCCACCTGCGCCCGGCGCCCGCGCAGTCCGTGCGGGGCTACGCCGAGTGGAAGGACAAGGTGGCGACCCCGGCGCTCCAGGAGTACTACAGCGGGGCGATCGGCATGGACGAACTGCGGCACAGGCTGGAGGAGGACGGCAACCTCGTACTCGCCCGCTACCAGCGCTGA
- a CDS encoding carbohydrate ABC transporter permease: MRTSTAARTGQYAALLAYLVFLAFPFLWLISIAFKPPRELASLHPTWIPKNPTLDNFRQAFDEQPLLHAGLNSLLAALGAAVIAVLIATPMAYVMARRRGRLAKAATGWVVVGQAFPFVLLIIPLFLVLKNLGLINSVPGLVMVYVVWSLPFALWMLAGYVRAVPRELEEAAAVDGAGRLRTLVSVTAPLLAPGIVATALFAFITAWNEFFFALVLLKTPEKQTLPVILTHFIGAEGVADLGPLAAAAFLATLPSLVVFALIQRRITGGMLAGAVKS; this comes from the coding sequence GTGAGGACCTCGACCGCGGCCCGCACCGGCCAGTACGCGGCGCTGCTCGCCTACCTGGTCTTCCTGGCCTTCCCGTTCCTGTGGCTGATCTCCATCGCCTTCAAGCCGCCGCGCGAGCTGGCCAGTCTGCACCCCACCTGGATCCCCAAGAACCCCACCCTCGACAACTTCCGGCAGGCCTTCGACGAGCAGCCGCTGCTGCACGCCGGGCTCAACTCCCTGCTCGCCGCGCTCGGCGCCGCCGTGATCGCGGTGCTGATCGCGACCCCGATGGCGTACGTCATGGCCCGCCGCCGCGGCCGGCTCGCCAAGGCGGCCACCGGGTGGGTCGTGGTCGGCCAGGCCTTCCCCTTCGTCCTGCTGATCATCCCGCTGTTCCTGGTCCTGAAGAACCTCGGCCTGATCAACTCCGTCCCCGGCCTGGTCATGGTGTACGTCGTCTGGTCGCTGCCGTTCGCGCTGTGGATGCTGGCCGGATACGTCCGCGCCGTGCCGCGCGAACTGGAGGAGGCGGCCGCGGTCGACGGCGCCGGACGGCTGCGGACCCTGGTCTCGGTGACCGCGCCGCTGCTCGCGCCCGGCATCGTGGCCACGGCCCTGTTCGCCTTCATCACCGCGTGGAACGAGTTCTTCTTCGCCCTGGTGCTGCTGAAGACCCCGGAGAAACAGACCCTGCCCGTGATCCTCACCCACTTCATCGGCGCCGAGGGCGTCGCCGACCTCGGACCGCTCGCCGCGGCCGCCTTCCTCGCCACCCTGCCCTCGCTGGTGGTCTTCGCCCTCATCCAGCGGCGGATCACGGGCGGCATGCTCGCCGGGGCGGTGAAGAGCTGA
- a CDS encoding carbohydrate ABC transporter permease: protein MTLVTESRRPAHRAPGPDAPRGAPDHGAWFLVLPALIPILILSVGPLLYGVLLAFTDAQSGRTEPTEWIGALNFRDLLHDTLFWESFRIGLVWAVAVTVPQFLLALGLALLLNQNLRLRWLTRALAIIPWAMPEVVVGIMWRLVYNADAGILNETLRDLGLGNGHDWLSGLGTALPAVVVVGVWAGMPQTTVALLAGLQNTPRELHEAAAVDGAGAWRRFCTVTWPALRPVALAITALNLIWNLNSFALVYVLTNGGPGGRTRLPMLFAYEEAFRYGQFGYAAAMGCVMVAVISILLAVFLAGRLRGGAKGGDEA from the coding sequence GTGACATTGGTGACCGAGTCGAGAAGGCCGGCGCACCGTGCGCCCGGCCCGGACGCCCCTCGGGGCGCGCCGGACCACGGCGCCTGGTTCCTGGTGCTGCCCGCGCTGATCCCGATCCTGATCCTCAGCGTCGGGCCGCTGCTGTACGGCGTCCTGCTGGCGTTCACCGACGCCCAGTCGGGCCGCACGGAGCCCACCGAGTGGATCGGCGCCCTGAACTTCCGGGACCTGCTGCACGACACGCTCTTCTGGGAGTCGTTCCGGATCGGCCTGGTGTGGGCCGTCGCGGTGACCGTGCCGCAGTTCCTGCTCGCCCTCGGTCTCGCCCTGCTGCTCAACCAGAACCTCCGGCTGCGCTGGCTGACCCGGGCCCTGGCGATCATCCCCTGGGCGATGCCCGAGGTCGTCGTCGGCATCATGTGGCGGCTGGTCTACAACGCGGACGCGGGCATCCTCAACGAGACCCTGCGCGACCTCGGCCTCGGAAACGGCCACGACTGGCTCAGCGGCCTCGGCACCGCCCTGCCCGCCGTCGTCGTCGTCGGCGTCTGGGCCGGTATGCCGCAGACGACGGTCGCCCTGCTCGCCGGGCTCCAGAACACCCCGCGCGAGCTGCACGAGGCGGCCGCGGTGGACGGCGCGGGAGCCTGGCGCCGCTTTTGCACGGTCACCTGGCCCGCCCTCAGGCCCGTCGCGCTCGCCATCACCGCGCTCAACCTCATCTGGAACCTCAACTCCTTCGCCCTGGTCTACGTGCTGACCAACGGCGGCCCCGGCGGCCGCACCCGGCTGCCCATGCTCTTCGCCTACGAAGAGGCCTTTCGCTACGGCCAGTTCGGCTATGCGGCGGCCATGGGCTGCGTGATGGTCGCCGTGATCTCGATTCTGCTGGCCGTCTTCCTCGCCGGACGGCTCCGGGGCGGGGCCAAGGGGGGTGACGAGGCGTGA
- a CDS encoding phosphotransferase enzyme family protein, translating to MDEARAREVLAAAGVLPGPASEARLLALGENAVFAAGDLAVKVGRDAELLGRARRELAVALWLEEAGVPAVRAAEATALFVDGHPVTVWRRLPEPVRPTEPRDVAALLRLVHELALPSSFELPPRELLGGVERWLRLAGDVIDPADAAYLRERRDGFASAAAALTPHLTPGPIHGDALPRNVHVGPDGPVLIDLETFSADLREHDLVVMALSRDRYGLPAEAYDAFTATYGWDVREWDGCAVLRGARETASCAWVAQHAPSNPKALAEFERRVASLRDEDPEVRWYPF from the coding sequence ATGGACGAGGCACGGGCGCGGGAGGTGCTGGCCGCGGCGGGGGTACTGCCCGGCCCGGCGTCGGAGGCGCGGCTGCTGGCCCTCGGCGAGAACGCGGTGTTCGCCGCGGGTGACCTGGCGGTCAAGGTGGGCCGCGACGCGGAACTCCTCGGGCGGGCACGCCGGGAACTGGCCGTCGCACTCTGGCTGGAGGAGGCGGGCGTCCCGGCGGTGCGGGCGGCGGAGGCGACGGCCCTGTTCGTCGACGGGCACCCCGTGACGGTGTGGCGGCGGCTGCCCGAACCGGTGCGGCCCACCGAGCCGCGGGACGTGGCCGCGCTGCTCCGGCTCGTCCACGAGCTGGCCCTCCCCTCCTCCTTCGAGCTGCCGCCCCGCGAGCTGCTCGGCGGTGTGGAACGCTGGCTGCGCCTGGCGGGCGACGTGATCGACCCCGCGGACGCCGCGTATCTGCGTGAGCGCCGGGACGGCTTCGCGTCGGCGGCCGCCGCGCTCACCCCGCACCTGACGCCGGGTCCGATCCACGGGGACGCGCTGCCCCGCAATGTGCACGTCGGTCCCGACGGGCCGGTCCTGATCGACCTGGAGACCTTCTCCGCCGACCTGCGCGAGCACGACCTCGTGGTGATGGCGCTGAGCCGGGACCGCTACGGGCTGCCTGCCGAGGCGTACGACGCCTTCACCGCGACCTACGGCTGGGACGTGCGCGAGTGGGACGGGTGCGCGGTGCTGCGCGGCGCCCGGGAGACCGCGAGCTGCGCGTGGGTGGCCCAGCACGCCCCGAGCAACCCCAAGGCACTGGCCGAGTTCGAGCGCAGGGTGGCGTCGCTGCGGGACGAGGACCCCGAGGTGCGCTGGTACCCCTTCTGA
- a CDS encoding 3'-5' exonuclease — MGWHRELLIGFDLETTGTDPREARIVTGAVIEVRGSEPLGRREWLADPGVEIPADAVAVHGISNERAAREGRPADQVADAIATVLVDHWKAGVPVVAYNAAFDLTLLAAELRRHALPSLRERLGGLDPAPVIDPYTIDRSVDRYRRGKRNLEAVCREYGVRLDAAHDATADALAAARLACAIAGRHPKVAALGPAELHRRQIEWYAEWAADFQSFLRRKGDATAVVDGTWPLRESAGEPADERV, encoded by the coding sequence ATGGGCTGGCACCGGGAGCTGCTGATCGGCTTCGACCTGGAGACGACGGGCACCGATCCGCGCGAGGCGCGCATCGTCACGGGAGCCGTGATCGAGGTCAGGGGCTCGGAGCCGCTCGGCCGGCGGGAGTGGCTGGCCGACCCCGGAGTGGAGATCCCGGCGGACGCGGTCGCGGTGCACGGCATCAGCAACGAACGCGCGGCCCGCGAGGGCCGGCCCGCCGACCAGGTCGCGGACGCCATCGCCACGGTCCTCGTGGACCACTGGAAGGCGGGCGTCCCGGTCGTCGCCTACAACGCGGCCTTCGACCTCACCCTGCTCGCCGCCGAACTGCGGCGCCACGCGCTGCCGTCCCTGCGCGAGCGGCTGGGCGGACTGGACCCCGCCCCGGTCATCGACCCGTACACGATCGACCGCTCCGTCGACCGCTACCGCAGGGGCAAGCGCAACCTGGAAGCGGTCTGCCGGGAGTACGGAGTCCGGCTCGACGCCGCCCACGACGCCACGGCCGACGCCCTCGCGGCGGCCCGGCTCGCCTGCGCGATAGCCGGCCGCCACCCCAAGGTCGCGGCCCTCGGTCCGGCGGAGCTGCACCGCCGCCAGATCGAGTGGTACGCCGAGTGGGCGGCGGACTTCCAGAGCTTCCTGCGCCGCAAGGGCGACGCCACGGCCGTCGTCGACGGGACCTGGCCGCTGCGCGAGTCGGCCGGGGAGCCGGCCGACGAGCGGGTCTGA
- a CDS encoding SAV2148 family HEPN domain-containing protein encodes MGSGGLELPPGDDGHQGNSTDVPPGAVSLARPMNAGAIGPELDWDAAAWHEVRTRAQRAGRAYIWLNLVEQRLRAVVAAVLRPVYEPVHGDDWVVAAAGPAGQEWVQRAVAVREVSRRKGYLLDPADDNVLSFLTLPQLRELMVQHWPCFEPYVDERRDVELALDELEVTRNVVSRNRALSEAVLNQAERASARLLEVLGAGSDVPSARRLPVDAVEDLVGDRYADVVAVHSDRVRLLRQFPAEDLFGSARRVDALGIGLNLLVQNFSGRRLLRMAEGGGRVRLLFLNPASSAIKRRERELGIKRGELSRAVEMNILHMRRVRARLRDPGAFEIQVFDETPRFTAYLVDGDGADGIAVVQSYLRRTRGMEAPVLVLRNGRNGGKVVKSDRVDEAGLFPTYREEFELMWADSRPVS; translated from the coding sequence GTGGGCTCGGGAGGGCTGGAGCTGCCTCCTGGTGACGACGGTCACCAGGGGAACTCCACGGACGTCCCGCCCGGCGCGGTGTCCCTGGCGCGGCCGATGAACGCGGGCGCGATCGGTCCGGAACTGGACTGGGACGCGGCGGCCTGGCACGAGGTGCGCACGCGTGCGCAGCGGGCGGGCCGGGCCTACATCTGGCTCAATCTGGTCGAGCAGCGGCTGCGCGCGGTCGTGGCCGCCGTCCTGCGGCCGGTCTACGAACCGGTCCACGGCGACGACTGGGTGGTCGCCGCCGCCGGACCCGCCGGCCAGGAGTGGGTGCAGCGCGCCGTCGCGGTCCGCGAGGTCAGCCGCCGCAAGGGCTACCTGCTCGACCCGGCCGACGACAACGTCCTCTCCTTCCTCACCCTGCCCCAGCTGCGCGAGCTGATGGTGCAGCACTGGCCCTGCTTCGAGCCCTACGTGGACGAGCGCCGCGACGTCGAACTCGCCCTGGACGAGCTGGAGGTCACCCGCAACGTCGTCTCCCGCAACCGGGCCCTGTCCGAGGCGGTCCTGAACCAGGCCGAGCGGGCCTCGGCGCGACTCCTCGAGGTGCTCGGCGCGGGCAGCGACGTGCCGTCCGCGCGCCGGCTCCCGGTGGACGCCGTGGAGGACCTGGTCGGGGACCGCTACGCCGACGTGGTCGCCGTGCACTCGGACCGGGTGCGGCTGCTGCGCCAGTTCCCGGCCGAGGACCTGTTCGGCAGCGCCCGCCGCGTGGACGCCCTCGGTATCGGCCTCAACCTGCTCGTGCAGAACTTCTCCGGCCGCCGCCTGCTGCGGATGGCCGAGGGCGGCGGCCGGGTACGGCTGCTCTTCCTGAACCCGGCCTCCAGCGCGATCAAGCGCCGCGAGCGCGAACTGGGCATCAAGCGGGGCGAGCTGAGCCGCGCCGTGGAGATGAACATCCTGCACATGCGCCGGGTACGGGCCCGGCTGCGGGACCCGGGCGCCTTCGAGATCCAGGTCTTCGACGAGACGCCCCGCTTCACGGCCTACCTCGTCGACGGCGACGGCGCCGACGGCATCGCTGTGGTGCAGTCCTACCTGCGCCGCACCCGGGGCATGGAAGCGCCGGTCCTGGTCCTGCGCAACGGGCGGAACGGCGGAAAGGTCGTGAAGTCGGACCGCGTCGACGAGGCGGGACTTTTCCCCACCTACCGTGAGGAATTCGAGCTGATGTGGGCGGATTCGAGGCCGGTGTCGTGA
- the glgX gene encoding glycogen debranching protein GlgX, which yields MQVWPGEAYPLGATYDGAGTNFAVFTEAADRVELCLLHDDGSETAVELRESDAFVRHAYVPGVMPGQRYGYRVHGPYAPERGLRCNSAKLLLDPYARAISGEVQWGEEVYGYHFGAPERRNDLDSAPHTMTSVVVNPYFDWGDDRRPRTEYHHTVIYEAHVKGLTMRHPGLPEELRGTYAALAHPALIEHLTGLGVTALELMPVHQFVNDHRLVDMGLNNYWGYNTVGFFAPHNAYASWGDRGQQVLEFKSAVKALHEAGIEVILDVVYNHTAEGNHLGPTLSFKGLDNPSYYRLADDPRYYMDTTGTGNSLLMRSPHVLQMIMDSLRYWVTEMHVDGFRFDLAATLARQFHEVDRLSSFFDLVQQDPVVSQVKLIAEPWDVGEGGYQVGNFPPLWTEWNGKYRDTVRDLWRGEPRTLAEFASRLTGSSDLYQDDGRRPLASINFVTCHDGFTLHDMVAYNDKHNHANGEDNRDGESHNRSWNCGVEGDTDDPAVLELRARQMRNFIATLLLSQGVPMLSHGDEFARTQRGNNNAYCQDNELAWVAWPEDGHDLLEFTRAMVWLRKDHPVLRRRRFFHGRPVQGTHDELSDIAWFTPEGAEMAQRDWNSARASALTVFLNGNAISEPGTRGERIADDSFLLMFNAAPRPLDFVVPVDHGRQWEVVVDTALTAGVPAGTGPKVQAGDRLTLLDRSLTVLQRPV from the coding sequence ATGCAGGTCTGGCCTGGAGAGGCGTATCCACTGGGTGCCACGTACGACGGCGCCGGCACCAACTTCGCGGTCTTCACGGAGGCCGCCGACCGAGTAGAGCTGTGTCTGCTGCACGACGACGGTTCGGAGACGGCGGTCGAGCTGCGGGAGAGCGATGCCTTCGTGCGGCACGCGTACGTGCCGGGCGTGATGCCGGGGCAGCGGTACGGCTACCGCGTGCACGGCCCGTACGCCCCGGAGCGCGGACTGCGCTGCAACAGCGCCAAGCTGCTCCTCGATCCGTACGCGCGTGCGATCAGCGGGGAGGTCCAGTGGGGCGAGGAGGTGTACGGCTACCACTTCGGCGCACCCGAACGGCGCAACGACCTCGACTCGGCCCCGCACACGATGACGTCGGTCGTGGTCAACCCGTACTTCGACTGGGGCGACGACCGGCGCCCCCGTACGGAGTACCACCACACGGTGATCTACGAAGCCCACGTGAAGGGCCTGACCATGCGCCACCCGGGCCTGCCCGAGGAGCTGCGGGGCACCTACGCGGCCCTCGCGCACCCGGCGCTCATCGAGCACCTCACGGGGCTCGGGGTGACCGCGCTGGAGCTGATGCCGGTCCATCAGTTCGTCAACGACCACCGGCTGGTGGACATGGGCCTCAACAACTACTGGGGCTACAACACGGTCGGGTTCTTCGCCCCGCACAACGCCTACGCCTCCTGGGGGGACCGCGGCCAGCAGGTGCTGGAGTTCAAGTCCGCGGTCAAGGCGCTGCACGAGGCCGGGATCGAGGTGATCCTCGACGTGGTCTACAACCACACCGCGGAGGGCAACCACCTGGGCCCGACGCTGTCCTTCAAGGGGCTGGACAATCCCTCGTACTACCGGCTGGCCGACGACCCCCGCTACTACATGGACACCACGGGGACCGGGAACTCGCTGCTCATGCGGTCCCCGCACGTACTCCAGATGATCATGGACTCGCTGCGGTACTGGGTCACCGAGATGCACGTGGACGGGTTCCGTTTCGACCTCGCGGCCACGCTGGCCCGGCAGTTCCACGAGGTGGACCGGCTGTCGTCGTTCTTCGACCTGGTGCAGCAGGACCCCGTGGTCTCGCAGGTGAAGCTGATCGCCGAGCCGTGGGACGTGGGCGAGGGCGGCTACCAGGTGGGCAACTTCCCGCCGCTGTGGACCGAGTGGAACGGCAAGTACCGGGACACGGTGCGGGACCTGTGGCGCGGCGAGCCGCGCACGCTGGCGGAGTTCGCGTCCCGGCTGACCGGTTCCTCCGACCTCTACCAGGACGACGGGCGCCGCCCGCTGGCCTCGATCAACTTCGTGACCTGCCACGACGGCTTCACGCTGCACGACATGGTGGCCTACAACGACAAGCACAACCACGCCAACGGCGAGGACAACCGGGACGGCGAGAGCCACAACCGTTCCTGGAACTGCGGTGTCGAGGGCGACACCGACGATCCGGCGGTGCTGGAGCTGCGGGCGCGGCAGATGCGCAACTTCATCGCCACGCTGCTGCTCTCCCAGGGCGTCCCGATGCTCAGCCACGGCGACGAGTTCGCCCGCACCCAGCGGGGCAACAACAACGCCTACTGCCAGGACAACGAGCTGGCGTGGGTGGCGTGGCCCGAGGACGGCCACGACCTCCTGGAGTTCACCCGCGCGATGGTCTGGCTGCGCAAGGACCACCCGGTCCTGCGCAGGCGCCGCTTCTTCCACGGGCGCCCGGTGCAGGGCACCCACGACGAGCTGTCGGACATCGCCTGGTTCACGCCGGAGGGCGCGGAGATGGCCCAGCGGGACTGGAACTCGGCACGGGCCTCCGCGCTCACGGTCTTCCTGAACGGCAACGCGATCTCCGAGCCCGGCACCCGCGGGGAACGCATCGCCGACGATTCGTTCCTGCTGATGTTCAACGCCGCGCCGAGGCCGCTGGACTTCGTGGTGCCGGTCGATCACGGCCGGCAGTGGGAGGTGGTCGTCGACACCGCTCTGACGGCCGGGGTGCCCGCGGGCACGGGCCCGAAGGTGCAGGCCGGGGACCGGCTGACCCTCCTGGACCGGAGCCTGACGGTGTTGCAGCGGCCGGTGTAG